In Mercurialis annua linkage group LG6, ddMerAnnu1.2, whole genome shotgun sequence, the following are encoded in one genomic region:
- the LOC126685819 gene encoding protein SENESCENCE-ASSOCIATED GENE 21, mitochondrial-like, producing the protein MAQSFSNAKVLSAFVSKAINRRGFSAAASSAASTRSGAASMVKNTAEKEVVKSTEKVAWVPDPRTGFYRPENMAKEIDAAELRAVLLKKH; encoded by the coding sequence ATGGCTCAATCTTTCTCAAACGCAAAGGTTCTATCCGCTTTTGTATCAAAGGCGATCAACAGACGAGGATTTTCAGCGGCCGCGTCGTCTGCTGCTTCTACGAGAAGCGGCGCTGCTTCTATGGTGAAGAACACGGCGGAGAAGGAGGTTGTTAAATCTACCGAGAAGGTTGCGTGGGTTCCTGACCCGAGGACCGGTTTTTACAGACCGGAAAACATGGCCAAGGAGATTGATGCTGCTGAACTTAGAGCGGTTCTTTTGA